The following proteins are co-located in the Pseudarthrobacter siccitolerans genome:
- a CDS encoding class I SAM-dependent methyltransferase — translation MTEHAAHQQEHQATHDGGPGLAGHAGSARGEGIGGQGIRDAAALWDERYRSKPQVWSGKPNPQLVREAGGLRPGHALDLGCGEGADAIWLAQHGWTVTAVDVSAVALERAHGHEKAALARESVHAAEGAIASRIHWQQADLEQWQPEDSFDLVTSQFLHSQELAWQGPLRAAAAAVRPGGTLLVVGHHPDRLPPWGGAHTHHNMFYTADELVRELELDSPEWQLEVQTSRERPVTGPEGQQATIADVVVRASRLP, via the coding sequence ATGACGGAACACGCTGCCCACCAGCAGGAACACCAGGCAACTCACGACGGCGGCCCCGGCCTCGCGGGGCACGCGGGCTCCGCGCGCGGTGAGGGAATAGGCGGTCAGGGCATAAGGGACGCGGCGGCGCTGTGGGACGAGCGGTACCGCAGCAAGCCCCAGGTCTGGAGTGGCAAGCCGAACCCCCAACTGGTGCGGGAAGCCGGCGGACTCCGGCCGGGCCATGCGCTGGACCTGGGCTGCGGCGAAGGGGCGGACGCCATTTGGCTGGCCCAGCACGGCTGGACCGTCACCGCCGTCGACGTTTCCGCCGTTGCACTGGAACGGGCGCACGGCCACGAGAAGGCGGCGCTCGCGCGGGAAAGCGTGCACGCGGCCGAGGGCGCCATCGCCAGCCGGATCCACTGGCAGCAGGCCGATCTCGAGCAGTGGCAGCCGGAGGACTCGTTCGACCTTGTGACCTCGCAGTTCCTCCACTCCCAGGAGCTGGCCTGGCAGGGACCGCTCCGCGCCGCCGCCGCGGCCGTCAGGCCAGGCGGAACCCTGCTGGTGGTGGGCCACCACCCGGACCGGTTGCCGCCTTGGGGAGGGGCGCACACCCACCACAACATGTTCTACACCGCTGACGAGCTGGTCCGGGAGCTGGAACTGGACAGCCCTGAGTGGCAGCTGGAAGTACAGACCAGCCGGGAGCGGCCGGTGACCGGACCGGAGGGCCAGCAGGCCACCATTGCCGATGTGGTGGTCCGGGCCAGCCGGCTCCCCTGA